The region AGCGCCTTGATTCTAGCAGAACTAGAGATGCTCAACTAGCCAGAGTCTCGATCTATAAAGGTAGGGTATCTTTTTACTAATCTCTATACTTGATTGAAATACCTTCTGTTGTTGTTCATTTTGTTGTACCCTGATCCCCAGTCTTCTATCAGAGCAAGGTAAACGCAACGAGACATCTAATTCAAGGTGCTTTTATGGCATTGTCCGCCACGGCTAGCGCAACTGCTCGTTCCTCATCGGCAGGGCTAGAGGAGCGTGCATCGGCCTCGTACGCTAttgacggcttcttcagcgagGGATGCACCGAAGATAGAATGACAGTGCGCAAGGAATGGCGACATCTGACCGGACCACAACACCAAGCCTTCCTCGACGCTCTTCAGTGTCTGATGGAGAAACCTGCACAGTCCGGGCTGACTGCAACAACAAGCCGCTTTAGTGATTTGCAGGCTCTACATCGGGGTATGACGAATACAGCGTATGCAGATATAATCCACCACGTGGTAGGTCTATGACTCGTCTCTTCGCTCCcaccagccagccagcgcaAGATGTTGATATCACGGAACTCATATGAATAGGGTCAATTCCTTCCTTGGCACTGCTACTACATGCACATCTACGAGACGCTCCTCCGCGACGAATGCGGCTATACCGGCTCCATTCCCTGGTAGAACGAGCAGCTCGACGCCGATAGCGGGAATATGTGGCAGTCGCCCATGTGGGGGGCTGATGCATTCGGGGGTAACGGGACAGGTTCAGACATAAGCGTCACGGATGGCCGGTTTGCCAACATGACCCTCCATATCGGtcctggagacgaggataCCGAGTACTGCTTGCGTCGGGCTTGGGACAACGAGAACGCCATTGCCAACGCTAACAGTACCATGCTATATATGTGCAATTCGTATAACACTTACTTACTCGCCATGGTGGGATTGCATCTCGAATATCCCGCACAAGGGGGTTCATACCTATATCGGGGGTGTGGTGAGTCTTCTGTGCCCTAGGCCTGTGTTCCTGTCACCTATCTTGAACCAATTAGTTTAACAAGTGATCTGTCTCGGTTAGATGGCGGACATCAAGTCCTCCCCGGGCGACTCGGTTTTCTTCATGCACCACATGTACGTCGACCGGATCTGGTGGCTATGGCAGAAGCAGGACCCTATCAACCGGCTGTACGATATCAGCGGGCCGACGTTGAACCATACCGCGAATATAGAGCCCGCCGGTGGTTGGCAGAATGCGACTCTCCACTATGAGCTCTCTTCGTTTGGAATCATGCCGAATGTTACCATCGCAGAGGTTATGAGTACTCAGGGCGGGTATTTGTGTTATGGGTATGACTGATGGGAAGGGACGTGAAGGAAGTCAAGAGAAGCTAAAGGGCTATAATACTCTAAGTCATCCAGAGTATGGCAGACTCAATGGGTTGGTAGGTTATGTGagttttccttttcttgcCATGCTAGCTCTATGCGCTAGTGGAGGAATGTGAATATACAATCACTACATGAACCCAGATTCACATTCCGTGACTGACTCTCTAATGCAGTGTGTTATAATGCCTAGCCATCAACCGTAATACTTCTGCGGCACTCCTGCAACGATTTCCTTGTCAGGGCTACCCACGATACCCGTACAAAACCTGTGGTCCTTGGCTATCCGAGCGCGCGCCCATTCTATCATTCAACCCGTCAGCCCAAGCTCCAGCAGGTAGATATAGCTGAATGGAGACACTCACCTTCAGCAGTAATACCCTCTAATGCCTTCACATAGCTCTTATCCAAAGAGATTCCCAACCTCTGTACCAACGGGCTCTAGCGGCCTCATCAGAACCTCGCCTCAGGCCTTGCAACTTAGATCAAACTGAAGCGATCTTGATCGACTTGGTCAACTGGCGGCCTGACGGCGCGATGGGTGGTACTCTTCAAGAACCCGCCAGGGTATTCCAGTGCATCCGCAATATTCACAATGATTTGACTGGGCCACTCCGTACATACCGCCACTCCCCGTCCGGCTACAGAACCTGCAACACGGCGATCGGCTGATGGAAAAGAAATTTTAATGCATTATAATCTGTGTGCCCTTAGCTCGGAGATTCCTCGCTTCCGAGTCCTCCTGTGCCGAGCGTAGGTGATAGACCATGTACCGGAGGTACTCAAGTCCCGGCTCCTCGTACCGGTGAACTGACGGACCGTCTAGGGAACGCATACTTCGCGGGGATGAAAGAAGAGCTCAACGTCACGGGAAACCAGTACCAGAGTTTCACTACCATGTGGACAATGTACGTCTTCCCTGTCGACAGTATAAATCCGACCAGGACTCTGACAAACGTATCCAGTGGCTACGTAATCTCTCAAATTCCGTCGCAAATGATCTGTACCCGCGGTACGGCGCTGCATCACACCTCCTTTTGACTCTTTGGTTCAGCTAGTGATAATCCATCTAGTCCGCCTCTTCATCTGGTGCCTCCCCTGGGAATGTCTCTGGGTTATATTAACCTTTTCCTCCGCTGCCGTCAAGACCCCGTACCAACTCTATGCCTGCCGCTTTCTCGTTGGGCTCGCGGGGGTACATTCTACCCGGCCGTGTACACGGTCCTGGGCGGGTGATATACGAAGCGCGCGCTCGCCAAACGGGCATATATATTCTTCGGGAGCGCATTTGTTGGGCGTATGTTCAGTGGGTATTTGGCACGTTCACCCATCTCTAATGTTCCAGAAGAGCGCTGCAACGCCCCAACGAGGCGGCAGTATCTTACACGTCAGACAGCAAGCGGCCCTCTACACGGGCATGAACGGCGTGCACGGGCTCAGTGGCTGGCGTTGGCTGTTCATAACGACGGGGTTATTACCTTTCCCATGGCAATCCGGGGATATCTCGCTCTGCTTGATCTGCCGTCAAATATGCGAGTTATGTGGCTGAGACCTGAAGAAAGGAACTCGCGTTGAGCCGAATGCGTCGGGCAGGGAGCCTCGAGGAACAGATCACATAAGGGAACGAAGAGGGTTCTCTCCAAATGGCACTTCTGGGTCTATACGGCCTACTATACGTGCGTCGTGCTTTCTTCCTTGATCCATATTCTCCCTTTGCGGTCTCTTACCCAGGAGAAATGCTAAGTTTCGAGtcgccagcttcttcatctgctccGAGAACATCGGCAGCTACATGAACTTTTggctgaagagtctgaacCGGTACTCTGTGTCCCAGATGAACACGTATCCCACCGTCACTAACGCGATCACGATCCTAACGAGTCTCCTCTACGGCTGGACGAGCGACCTTTTCCAGATTCGGTACCCGATCGTCTTTTTCTCGCTGACGGTCTGTTTCTTTGCGGCGATGAATCTCGCCATCTGGGATGGGGTGCCGTTTGGGCTGAAGTGGGCGAGTTAATATCTTACTGGGTATGTTAGGCCTTTTCCTGGATAGAACCTGTGCTGAGGGTAGTAGATTCGCGCAAGGTCCTGGTCCGGTTTTTTGGTACGTCCCTATGCTTACTTTCCCTGTAAATATACATGAAAAGTGGATATAATCATAGACGAGGGTCAATGAAGTCTGCGCGGGAGATAGTCCCGAGCGCAAGATTATCCTGGGGTCAACAAACTCGATCGCGTATGTCTTCCCCTTATATTCATCTTTTTTTAAtatatttccttttctttttcttttcttttttttttttttttttttgcgcgTAGCTAATGGGTTGTATTGTCAGATGCGCCCTCAACGCCTGGATCCCTTTAATCTCATACAACACAAACTACGCACCCATCCTAGTCGGTAACTCCCTAACAGTGGGGTTGATCGTCTGTGTAGTGGGCACGCTGGGTCTTGCTGTGTATCTACAGCGAAGGGACCGGCAACCGCAACAGACTCGAGTTGGAGGCGCAGAATCTGGAGCTAGGGCCAGCGTCAGCACGGCGATTTAACTTGAAACGAGGCTTATATGTCAGCATAGCTTGCTGGGCGGGCTAATCACGCTGCTGACTTTAAATCCTGCTTAGGCAGCACAATTTGTGTAGATATGCTAGATACGGGAGCCTTTCACCGGCCAATACCCGCATGCATATCTTGGAAAAAATGAAATATGCGTCTACGGCAGACGGCCAGCTATAGAAAGAGCTCCAGCTAAGTTCTTAGATATTGAAAAATTAGTACCCGACTGCATCGCCTGAACTCTGGCCCTTGTAGGAAACGATAGCGAGGAACAGTGTTAAACATGGTTGGGGTTCAGATAGACTATCACCAATTTCCTATTGCGCTGCCCGATTCTTGTATTAGCGCTTTATTTTCAATTCCACCTCAATCAGCACAGTCCCAACCAGCCATGAGGATAAAATAGCTGATCTAGACCCCTGCTTAAGCTCTAACTATACTCTACTTGGCTACTGTGGATCCACAGGCTGAGCCTCCCTATTTGTGGATTCTCGAACCTGAGCTGAACGAGGAACGAACAAAGAACGAAAGCGAAAACGAATGCGAAATCCATACGAGAATCTGTCTCAGTCCATCTAGGCAACCAGAGGACTAGGGCTTGGCGGGGGCGGTGCTATCCTCCCTATGCTGATGTTGTATAAAAGACAACAGATGTTTCACAGTTCAAGTTCTGCACACAGACAGGAACATAGTCCAGACGGTATGGCAACCGAGAACAACATCTACGGGTACAGTCCCTCTATCCCTGCGGCGGGTATCTTCATTGTCCTCTTCGGGATATCAACGGCGTACCACGTCTACCAGCTGATCAAAGCTCGAGCACTGTATTTCATCCCGTTCGTCATCGGTGGTATTTGTACGTCCTCTTGTCCCCTGCCCCTTTTGCGATACCTTCGCTTCAGCACTAAGTATCGGTTGCAGTCCAAATATTGGGCTACATCTTCCGAATTCTCGGTCACAACAGTCCAGATTCTGTTCCGCTATACGCGCTACAGACGGTtttgatcctcctcgccccAGCCCTGTATGCGGCGAGCATATACATGGTCCTCGGCCGGTTGATCGTCCATTTGGCTGCTGAGCAGCATAGCCTTGTACGAGTGAACTGGATGACAAAGATCTTCGTGACGGGAGATGTTATCTCGTTCCTGATGCAGTGCGGAGGTATGTCcctccccattctccctTGGAACTTTGAATGGATAGGATATAGTGGCTGAACGCCGGCGCTGATGTATGCAGGCGGCGGTCTAATGTCCAGCGATGATCATTCCACCGTTAGAGTTGGCGAGACAATAACAATCATCGGTCTGGCGGTGCAAGTTGTCTTTTTCgggttcttcatcatcacagCGATCGTCTTTCACATCCGTATAAATAAATCTCCAACCGTCATGTCTACCGAGACGAAAGGCCACTGGTGCGGGAACATAACAGCGCGCAATTGGGTCACATTGCTTTTGGCCATGTACGTGGTGTCTATACTAATCCTGGTGCGGTCCGTTTTTCGAATGGTCGAGTTCATCGATGGCTATGGCGGGTATATCATGAGCCACGAGGTGTTTATCTATATCTTTGATGCGGTTCTCATGGTTCTGGTGATGGCGATTCTGAATTTCTGGCATCCTTCGTTCGTTATTCGAGACGGGAAAAGGTCGACAGTAAGGGGAGATTTTGAGCAAGTGCCGTTGCAATAGACTCTTGTTTGTCTTTGCTAGTCCGGGTTCAGTGTCAACTTCAGTTATTTTCAGTAGATTAGAATTCCTATGCAGCCTTGCCTTACCATCTCGCTAATACTGTCGTATATCTTCATCCCCACTCTATCCCCGCGCCTTTATCTCCTCAGCCCTAAGGGCATCCCATAGATCAGGAAAGTCCCTGAATTTTAAGATCTCTCTCAAACCCCACTTCGAAACGACTCCCCGGGCCATAAGGCCTCTGTCGACCATCCACTGCGCAATCTGAAGCCGATTCGCGTCCAAAGGCAGGCCCCAACGGCAATAGAAATCCCCGGTATCCAAAGCCAGATGAAGAGCAGTTGGACCATGGCCGCTACCGCACCGTTCCTTTCCATTTTTAGTTTGTGCGTGTGCATCAACCCCCTTTTCTAAGAGCATTTTGACAATATCCGAGTTCCCGGCCATTGTTGCCAGGTGGAGAGGCTGGGCTTCGTAGGCATCCTTCCGGTACAAGCCAGTCGGTTTCACATTATCGTTGTTCCATTGCGAAGTCTCTGCGTGCACGTCGCTGCCGGCTTCTATCAGTATTTTGGCGGTATCAGTGTGGCCAAAGTAGCACGCTGCGTGGAGAGGGGTCCAGCCATATAAATCTGTCAGGTCTACGCTAGCGCCCTGGGTCAAGAGAAGCTCAACTAGACCGGAATGCCCCCTTTCTGCTGCATAGTACAGCAGTGGTTTCCCGTCACGCCACCATCCTGATAGCCGTGTGTTCGGGTCCATTCCATATGCCAGGAGATGTTGGGTCATTTGCAAGTTTCCGAGGATGACGGCCATTTCGAACATGCTCTGGCGTTGCCCGTACTCAGATGGAATTTCGACTGGTTGGGAGAGGATATTGAGCCAAAAAGCTATTGTCTCAGCATTTCCGGAAATCGCAGTCCTCAAAGGCAACAGTGCCTGCAGTGCGTCGGTCTTGAGATTTGCTCCTGCGTACTGGACAGCATATCGACCGTCTGCATCTACGATATCAGGACGTGCGCCGTGGGCCAATAAACTGGTAATGAGCGGCACATTCCCTCTTTCCGCGGCCAGATGCAATATCGTGCGCCCCTTGTCATTAACTCTGTCCAAGGCTCCTACTTTCTCAAGGCATACGCATACACGCGTGATGGGGTCAGAAATCTCTCCCAGTTTGCCGAGAATTCCGGTCCAATGACCCTCTCTAGGACGGGCTGCAGCAACATGAAGAATGTAATCCAAACACTTAGTATCACCATGTACAGCAGCAGTGATAATTGGATCAAAGCTAGTGCCTGAGGCGGAGAACACATCTGCGCCCATGTCTACTAGGTCTTTCAAAACATCAACTGGgcctgctgctctggctgcGACAGTAAGCGCGGTATCGCCGTTCTCAGACCGGAAATTAACATCTGCTCCGGCCAGTATGATCCTGCCCAGTATATGTCTAAACTGAGATAGGTCTTCGTTCACCCTCTTACTCTCTGACAGCCGATGCCGAAGGGCACCTAGAAGAGAATGGACCGCAGACGGACTGACCTGAGCACCATTAtcaagcagaagatcaacaGCGTTGGCCACAAAGTCTGCAATAGCAGCTGATGCTATAGGCCCAAGATCTAGACCATCAGGGATGCGAGCACCGAGATGGTAGAGCGTGATGGCGACTTCCCACCTATTCGCCCCTAGTGCTATATCCAACGGCGTAAGGCATTCGAGGCTATCTTTCTCGTCTGATGAGCTATTCTTTTGATCTTTCATGGCACTCATCCCACGATGTATAGGCATGTTCAGCATGCTGACAGAATCAGCACCCTGTCCGCCTCGGATAAGAACACGAGCAGTTTCCAATAAACTATTGTtttcttgggcttgatgagTTCCGCGATATAAACTATGCATATGGCTCCCAAGACAGTGAATTGGCAGGCGGCCCTTCATATCACAAGCGTCTACTGGACAGCCAGAGCTCACCAAAAGTTCTATCAACGGCAGATACGGCCTCATCACAGCATAGTGTAAAGCCGTCATGCCCGAGTCATCCTTTGCGTCGGCCACCGCTCCGTGCGAAATGAGAAGCCGAGCCATTTGTAGAGAAAGTTCCGGATCGGACAGAAAGAGAAACCCACATGCTTGTATGAGAGGCGTCGCACCGACGTGAGTGGTGGCCGGACCACGTTCATACCGCGTGCGATAGGGGTCCCGCCGCAGTGGTACTCTTTGATTCACATCTGCTCCCCCGTCAATCAAGGCTGCTGTAGTTTCCAGAAACCCATTAAGAACAGCTTCATGCAGTGGAATCTTCCCATAAGAAGGCTTATTTGGGTCTGCGCCATTTTCCAGTAAGCAACGTACATATTCGGGATCAGACCGACAGGAAGCTGCAAAAAGCGCAGAGTCGACATCTGCCCCTGTTTTGGCGAGGATGCGCGCTGACGACAATTGCCCGTCTCTGATAGCAGACGTAAGAAGAGCCGTTTTCCATTCCGTCGCGTCCTCTCGATACGGCTCTGAATCATCCGCAAATGGTCCAGTGAATCTCGGAAGTCTGGATTCAAGTCCGTTGAACTCCTCACTCTTTGTCAGTGTTCTCCAAGGGTTTCCTGAGGCAGGCTGGTCAAACCGGGCATTGGCCCAGATTTCGTTGAACTGCGCATCCCCAACAATGCCCTTCGGTGTTTGAAGGTGTTGAGCTAGGAGGGTGAATATTTCCACATCCTGACTATCCGCAGCGACTTTGACGGGCTGGGCGCTTTCAGCGTAGGCGATGACATCTTGAATGCTCATCTTGAGCAGCTCTGTATCCTTAGCCTGTGACCGGGCGTGGTGCTCAAGCAGGATTTTCACGGCCTCCGGGTGGCGGCTGGACACAGCCCAGTGCAAGGCAGTCCATCCGTACGTACCTCGAGAGAGATGATTGACACCATGGTCTAGTAAAAGACTAATGATCTGGTCATTACCCTTGAACGCCGCCCAAAATAATGGAGTCCAGCCTTGTATATCACGTGCATTAACATCAGCCCCGTTTTCGACCAGTATGGCGGCGACATTGGCATGATTTCGAGAGCACGCCCAGTGAAGGGCTGTCCATTTATGAGTGTCTACTTCATAGACGCTCGCTCCATTGGTCAAAAGTATCTCTGTAGTATGTGCAAGCCCCCAGTAGGCTGCGACATGTAGTGTGCCCAGATCTGTTGGTATTGATTGCAGCATCTCCCCCCCTAAGGACACGTCGGAGAATTCTTGTCTATACTGCAGAACTTGAAAGGCCCCATTTCTGGTTTTACTATTGCGCAGCAACTTGGTTATAAGTCCCTCTAGCTGACATTCTTCATCCGGCCCTCGGATGTGCTGACCCCAGTATTTTGCCGAATAATCCAAGAACTCTAGAGACTCGAGACGTTTCAGCAATTCTGTGGATGTCATGCAGGGAGATATGTTGCTCATAATGAGGTATTGTAGACTGGTACGCGCAATGTCATGATCGCCCTCTTGTCCTAGAACGTTTCCGTTTCTGAAAAACTCATATGCAGTGGCGTGGACGAGCCCAACAGTGCTATCAACTCTATCCACAACGACCAGGCCATGACAGGCTCGGAGGAGGACGTCGGAGTTTGGCTTATTGTCAGGATCGAactcctctccctcctccacagAGAAGGCGCAGAGtatctctttcagcttcaggCGTCTTTTAGCATATGTAACCCAGCAAAGTAGTCGTCGAGCCAAGGAACTTCTTCCTTTAGATTGCGACTCTATGCGATTCATCGTTGCCTGGAATGCCTGATGGAGACTTGCATGCGGTTTACGAAGCGCCTTTCGTATCTGATTAATCGAGGCCAGATCAAGAATATCATCAAGGAGTAACCTAGTAAGGAGAAACCTGGATACATTAAAATCCGGAGTATGAGAGAATCGAGAGTAAGATGTACATACAGATTGCCGGAGCTCGAGGCGACGTCTTCTATCAtcttgtcctcttcctcaacctcgtcgGAGAAGTCGCTATCTCGGAAACGCGACTCGATGTACACTTTGAGGTCACCGGGGTTTGAATCAACTTCAAGATGCGTTGCCAATGTCATCTTCTTCCGAATGTGGGGTACATCTCGACTCATGATCAATAAATTGATGCCCGACGGGACGAGGTTCGTGATGTGCGACAGAAATGAAGTTGGTTCTCTCAATTCGTCAACCGCGTCTAGCACCAAGTATATTTGTCTCGTTGAGCCCGCCGTCGCAATCAGCTGCGTCACTTCGGCGGCCTGCTGAAGCCTGCCAGGATCCTTACATGACTCCTTCAATAGAGTTAACACTTCTGAACTGCCCTGCTCGATGATCTGACGCagcagatgatggagaaTGTCAATGACCCGCTGCTCATCCTGGGATGAGAAGTCGCAAAAGAAGTATAGTACTAGATAATCCGGCGATGTGGGGGCCTCGAGTAAGTGGTCGATTACATGAGAGGCAAGGAAACTCTTTCCAACTCCAGGTACTCCGTAGCACCATAGAAAGCTTTTGGAGCCCTCTAACCATTGCCTGACTGAGCCCTTGCCCAGGAACCAGCTTCCTGTCCCAGGGCATGGCGACGGTCTCCGTCGTGCCGAGGCGTTTGGAGCAGGCAACCACGTCAGGAGAAGACTGCGATCTTGGTCCTCTTTTATAAGCGACACCTTATTATAAGTTGCAGTTCCAGTCGTGCTGTTATTGTTAGCTAGATGAATAAAACGGGATAGGGCTAGCGTACAGGATGCAAGAAGATAGGAAATCGACGAAAAGCGACCGGTATCTGGTAAGCATATCAATATGCGCCCGCCATTCTCGTTCATGAAGCGGTTGCAGGAACCGTGATCGGCGTTTTTGTAGGTCAAAATACAGACCAGAGAGAGCCCGGTAGCAGTCCATCACGGTGTCCGCGCTTAGTGACGAAGGCCGATCCGGTAACAAACCGGTGATCTCTACATCCTGAACCGCCTGTTCCACGCGGAAAAGCACCTCCATGAGAGCTGAGACTTCCTGCAAGTACTCCTTCTGGGTCCGTGGTGCGTTCTTCACATCCCGGGCATACTTGTAGCTAAGCTGAGCAACCTCGGCTGCTACCTGGATGACTGCAGCGATGTTGACGACCAGACCCAATGCTTCCGCCATTGCGCTTTGAAATCGAGTCGGTTGTCTAACGCTGGCATTTATCAGCACCTTATAATGCCCCTAAAGAGGAAATTGAGCGACACCATACCTCGGGGTTGACACCAACTTCGCAACAGACTGGCAGCGGCCAATGCTTATCCTTGATACTTGGCCCGCTAAATGAAAGTCGTGTGTTCTCTAGCCATGCAGCTGGCCTTGACGCCGGAGTGagaaaagagcaaagaacATGGCGGGGTAAAGTACGAAGGAATATTggggtttggtttggtttggtttggttttattatttaacgtcactcggcggatcacggggcccacgtgatctgcggcctcccagggggcatctggacgtgctgtctaaacagaactccctaaaactagctagatacaggtttgaagcagcaactatggacaatatatgttggaaatgagcggaagaagcatccggcgctaccctggcctggtcttcgagggcagatgcccgttttgactacctatagattggggggaggggccgtaccctttatccaggtagatgtgtggactgtcgcactatcaagcgctccggcgggcccagttcgggcatatatccttgaagaaggatgattcttgcacgatgcggctgaattcttcagccccggcagctgtacttaagagccagtctattgtttttgacgggccgtcccttatgcatctccatctatctttccagcgctttctggtgtatgggcagaagaagaagtgtactggggtcttggtcttgccacaagagcagctctccaggtagtctgagtggttgaagcgctggtggtatgccgtaaagtctccgtggcctgtacgggcggcgacgagtcggccaagtacccaacggggaagcttgtgctcgcgggtgcggctttcctttgtatggggtctgatatccagggtcttgtaggcttggggtgccttactagcatatgctgtatatgcctctgtacgaagccactgttttgcctcccgtcgtaggtatgcaggggatggggggatgttagggctgtatatagaggacccaagctttgcaagcttgtctgccagctcgttcccagcaatcccagaatggcctgggatccagcggacttgaaggggcttcctgtggcctggttaggattgaggGAGCTTCCAACCACTGGGTAGCAAGCTGGCCGAAGGACTCTGACAGTCCATGCCTATGCGGagttggcctatagcttgctagcagggaggctgctgctaggttgtctaggaggataactagctgggtaGAGTAACCCAcacatggttgtcccagggctgcgcgtaggccttctacagcgcccatgatttctgcatcatagacctctgtcctggggcccgcggggccatgtcccttggtcaccaggatagggccaaagtagattgcat is a window of Aspergillus nidulans FGSC A4 chromosome VI DNA encoding:
- a CDS encoding uncharacterized protein (transcript_id=CADANIAT00010305), with product MATENNIYGYSPSIPAAGIFIVLFGISTAYHVYQLIKARALYFIPFVIGGIFQILGYIFRILGHNSPDSVPLYALQTVLILLAPALYAASIYMVLGRLIVHLAAEQHSLVRVNWMTKIFVTGDVISFLMQCGGYSG
- a CDS encoding uncharacterized protein (transcript_id=CADANIAT00010304), yielding MALSATASATARSSSAGLEERASASYAIDGFFSEGCTEDRMTVRKEWRHLTGPQHQAFLDALQCLMEKPAQSGLTATTSRFSDLQALHRGMTNTAYADIIHHVNEQLDADSGNMWQSPMWGADAFGGNGTGSDISVTDGRFANMTLHIGPGDEDTEYCLRRAWDNENAIANANSTMLYMCNSYNTYLLAMMADIKSSPGDSVFFMHHMYVDRIWWLWQKQDPINRLYDISGPTLNHTANIEPAGGWQNATLHYELSSFGIMPNVTIAEVMSTQGGYLCYGVWQTQWVALIQRDSQPLYQRALAASSEPRLRPCNLDQTEAILIDLVNWRPDGAMGGTLQEPARLGDSSLPSPPVPSVGDRPCTGGTQVPAPRTGELTDRLGNAYFAGMKEELNVTGNQYQSFTTMWTMRNAKFRVASFFICSENIGSYMNFWLKSLNRYSVSQMNTYPTVTNAITILTSLLYGWTSDLFQIRYPIVFFSLTIRARSWSGFLTRVNEVCAGDSPERKIILGSTNSIAEGTGNRNRLELEAQNLELGPASARRFNLKRGLYVSIACWAG
- a CDS encoding uncharacterized protein (transcript_id=CADANIAT00010306), whose protein sequence is MAEALGLVVNIAAVIQVAAEVAQLSYKYARDVKNAPRTQKEYLQEVSALMEVLFRVEQAVQDVEITGLLPDRPSSLSADTVMDCYRALSGLYFDLQKRRSRFLQPLHEREWRAHIDMLTRYRSLFVDFLSSCILTTGTATYNKVSLIKEDQDRSLLLTWLPAPNASARRRPSPCPGTGSWFLGKGSVRQWLEGSKSFLWCYGVPGVGKSFLASHVIDHLLEAPTSPDYLVLYFFCDFSSQDEQRVIDILHHLLRQIIEQGSSEVLTLLKESCKDPGRLQQAAEVTQLIATAGSTRQIYLVLDAVDELREPTSFLSHITNLVPSGINLLIMSRDVPHIRKKMTLATHLEVDSNPGDLKVYIESRFRDSDFSDEVEEEDKMIEDVASSSGNLRLKLKEILCAFSVEEGEEFDPDNKPNSDVLLRACHGLVVVDRVDSTVGLVHATAYEFFRNGNVLGQEGDHDIARTSLQYLIMSNISPCMTSTELLKRLESLEFLDYSAKYWGQHIRGPDEECQLEGLITKLLRNSKTRNGAFQVLQYRQEFSDVSLGGEMLQSIPTDLGTLHVAAYWGLAHTTEILLTNGASVYEVDTHKWTALHWACSRNHANVAAILVENGADVNARDIQGWTPLFWAAFKGNDQIISLLLDHGVNHLSRGTYGWTALHWAVSSRHPEAVKILLEHHARSQAKDTELLKMSIQDVIAYAESAQPVKVAADSQDVEIFTLLAQHLQTPKGIVGDAQFNEIWANARFDQPASGNPWRTLTKSEEFNGLESRLPRFTGPFADDSEPYREDATEWKTALLTSAIRDGQLSSARILAKTGADVDSALFAASCRSDPEYVRCLLENGADPNKPSYGKIPLHEAVLNGFLETTAALIDGGADVNQRVPLRRDPYRTRYERGPATTHVGATPLIQACGFLFLSDPELSLQMARLLISHGAVADAKDDSGMTALHYAVMRPYLPLIELLVSSGCPVDACDMKGRLPIHCLGSHMHSLYRGTHQAQENNSLLETARVLIRGGQGADSVSMLNMPIHRGMSAMKDQKNSSSDEKDSLECLTPLDIALGANRWEVAITLYHLGARIPDGLDLGPIASAAIADFVANAVDLLLDNGAQVSPSAVHSLLGALRHRLSESKRVNEDLSQFRHILGRIILAGADVNFRSENGDTALTVAARAAGPVDVLKDLVDMGADVFSASGTSFDPIITAAVHGDTKCLDYILHVAAARPREGHWTGILGKLGEISDPITRVCVCLEKVGALDRVNDKGRTILHLAAERGNVPLITSLLAHGARPDIVDADGRYAVQYAGANLKTDALQALLPLRTAISGNAETIAFWLNILSQPVEIPSEYGQRQSMFEMAVILGNLQMTQHLLAYGMDPNTRLSGWWRDGKPLLYYAAERGHSGLVELLLTQGASVDLTDLYGWTPLHAACYFGHTDTAKILIEAGSDVHAETSQWNNDNVKPTGLYRKDAYEAQPLHLATMAGNSDIVKMLLEKGVDAHAQTKNGKERCGSGHGPTALHLALDTGDFYCRWGLPLDANRLQIAQWMVDRGLMARGVVSKWGLREILKFRDFPDLWDALRAEEIKARG